The Aspergillus luchuensis IFO 4308 DNA, chromosome 4, nearly complete sequence DNA window TTTCGGGTAAGCATGAGGTTTCACAAACAGTTGGCAGTAATGTCCGAGATTTCCTTTGCGGGCACTGGCCAGGTCGCCCAGCTGGTGGAGTTTTGCAAGAAGGTGCCCGCAGGACACGAACAAGGACGAGGGGTCGCGTCGCAGGCAGGGAGGACCTTGTTGTTGCCCCCGGTCGGCAGGGCCAGGGCCGAGAAGACGAAGGTTGCAAAGGCAAGAGGGAAGTACATCGTggctgatggagatggagatgagattGTAGAGATTGAGATCGACAGAAGATCGCTGGGAGTTTGGTTTCTTGAGGTGATTGCTGTGATTGAAGCGTTGAGACTGTTCATGGAGGTTCATCAACTTCCAGTCTGGTTCTTTATATACTTCTTCAACGCTCTCATTTCAGTCTTGACCATTGTAACTTCCTTGATCTCGCCCCCACTGGTTTGAATCCTGTCTACATGTGCCTCTTGGTATGACTCCTGATCCGGTCCGGTGTAGCGAAGGTGTACCAGTACTGGCATTGTGGTCTCAGCAGAGGAATGTATCGAGAAGCATAGCCACCTCCCCGCTCGTGATACGAACTTCATCCTTCGTATCCTTTGTCCAAAAATGCTAGGCATGACATAACATTGAAGTCAGTTTATCCGGCTGTTGATTGGATACTGATGGGGTGGTTCCGCACGGATGGGATCCATGGTTTCAGCTTGAAGATTTACATTCCCGATCAGCACTAACATCTCACCTCGTCGCATGGCATGGCGATGAGCCTCCTGCAACTCGTATACTACCCGAATGTCGTTAGAGAGATCTATAGACCACGTCGGATAGCCACGTGGGGGCCAGGCAGGTGCATCTGCGCCTGTCAGAATCCTGCAGCGGACATGTCGGAGACTGCACCGGTTCGGATCCGATCGGACCAGCATGTATGTGTTGCCATTCAGACCGAAAGCTATTGAGATCCTTTATGTTGCGGAAGGTTGCAAGGAGAATGGTATGATAGATCTAATTGTGTGGATGCTTCTGTCTCTCTTGTCCTAGAACAGTTACCATGGCTGGATCCATTGCCCTGAACACGCGAGACACCATTATTGAGATCCGGGTGCGCCAACCCGACGCCCTCCCGCCACCTACCAACACTACTACTCCTTGCattgaggaagttgaggaagagCCGAGTGAACCTCATCAAGTTCCCGGGGAATGGCCCGCTGTTCCCGTCCCCGTTGCCAGACCCCGGGAAGGACTGGAACGCAACGCCAGCCGACGCAGCCGTACCAGACGGCTCAGCCAGCGTCTAAGTGTTTCCAGCGATATCTTTCACGATGCTATTGAAGCTCAGGGCTACGGAGCGGCCGGCGCAGGGTCCAAGCGACTGAGTGGAATTTATCGTCATTCCATTATTGAAGACTCGGTCGAAGCCCTGGGTCTGACGGAACCGACCGAGCAACTCAAGGTCGAAGAGCAGGAGGAACCACCCACAAAGACCAAATACGGACCCCGAATATGGGCCATCATGGTGGCACTGTGTGTGACAAATCTTCTGGTAGCGTTGGAAGGAACAGTCATCTCAACGGCGCTGCCGACCATCGTGGAGGACCTGGGCGGCGGCGAAGCGTATGTCTGGGCCTCGACTGGATATTTCCTTACCAAGTAAGTTGTGCAACTATACAGAGTAGTCATCAATGctaatagtatatagtacCGTCTTTCAACCGCTGTATGGGCAAATGGCTGACATCTTCGGCCGGCGATGGCTGATCATTTTCGCGGTAGCCATGTTCGTGCTGGGCAGCGGCATCAGCGGTGGTGCACCGAGCATGAATGCCCTCATCGCCGGTCGCGTCATCCAGGGTATCGGCGGCGGTGGTATTACACTGTTGGTGAACCTGATTGTGTGTGACTTAGTGCCTTTGCGCGAACGTGGTCGTCTCATGGCCATCGTCTTTGCGGCAGTCTCTGTTGGCACCTCGTTGGGACCCATCGTTGGAGGACTGATAGTCCAACAAACCACCTGGCGCTGGGTCTTCTATCTCAACCTACCTGTCGGAGGAATTTCTATGGCACTACTCTTTGTGTTCCTGCAAGTCAGTCATCGCAGCGAGGAAACCTCCATCAAGCGCCGTCTGAAGCAGATCGACTATGGCGGCAACCTCATATTCATCCTAGCCATTTCATTCATTCTGGTCGCTTTGGCGTACGGCGGCACACTCTGGCCGTGGAAATCATTCTCGACCATTATCTCGCTGGTCTTTGGGTTCTATGGAATTGTCGTGTTTATCTTCTACGAGCAGAGCAACTTCTGCCGCCAGCCCACGCTGCCGATGCGTCTCTTCACGCGCCGCACTTCGGCCACCGCattcaccatcaccttcaTCCAGTCCATGCTCACCCTGCTTGTTATCTACTTCCTTCCGGTCTACTTCCAAGCCGTGCTTCTGGCCTCTCCCATCCGGTCGGGTGTAATGATGCTCCcaacagtactagtattagTACCAGCCTCGGTAGTCAGCGGTGCCCTGCTATCCAAATTCGGTCGCTACAAGCCCTTCCACTTTATCGGGTTCGCGCTCTTCACACTAGGTTTTGGCTGTTTCATCACACTTTATGAAAATTCACCAGATGTTGCCTGGATCATGGTGCAGATAGTCGTGGCCCTGGGATCGGGCTCCTCTCTAAGCACGCTGCTACCAGCTGTGCAGGCTGAATTTTCCGACCAAGACACCGCAGCTGCTACAGCGGCGTGGGCTTTTGTGCGCCAGTTTGGTGTGGTCTGGGGTGTATCAGTACCGTCGGCAATCTTCAACGCTCAGGTGGAGCACGATCTCTCGGGAATCAGCAGTGACAGTGTCCAGAGGACCCTCGGCGGAGGCGCTGCCTACGAGCATGGTACTAAGGACTATGTCAATTCGCTTACTGGCGATGTGCGAAAGCAAGTGATAGGGTTGTATGCAGACAGCCTGAAGATTGTGTGGATCTTCGCGACTGTTATTGCTGGAGTTGGGTTCATGCTGGTGTTCTTGGAACGGTAAGTTGATCTTGTGGCTGTGTACGTTTGGATGGATGCTAATGGCTACAGTGAAATCACGCTGCGGACGAAACTGGACACGAAGTATggattgaaggaggagaaaaacGGCGATTCATCTAATGCATAATGGTGTATATGTTATTAGGGTTTATTGTAATGACTTTCCCGGCTTTGTACATGGCGTTGGCGTCGTTAGTTCTTGATAGGTTATGAATGTGATGATTTTGCCTTCTATATCCGCGTACCTATTTCCTGTAATAATCATCATAGACCAGTATCACGACATCAACATCTTTAACGCTGCTCAATCTGCATCCTCGCACCACTTGCATCAACTCTCCATACTTTGTAATATCTGAGCTCACCACACGAGATTGCGCCATCTCACGGCCCCCGCTTGGCTCTGAATGGCTCGATCGCTAATTCCGGCCGCTCCTACGGGGCGTCTGTGCAGAGCCACGCGAGAAGAGGATCTTTCTTCAGGCGGATCGTGCAGGATCTGACAGATCCACTCTGACTGCATCTCGTATTGCCATGTTTCAGCCTGCGGGTGAGCAAATCCGGCCTCGGATCCGATTTCCTGCTCCGTGGCCCCCATGAGGCTATCCGCATCGGTCGCGCATTTTGATTGAAGTATATAGCTGCCATGATGAACTCAGTCTGCAACAAACAATCAACTGCTATAACTGCCATCACCATGAATACGACAATTCTCCTTGCGGGCCAGGCGGTCCTCATCGTGGCCATCCTCGTGGCCGTCAAATTCCGCGCCCCAATAACAAACACGGTGAACCGGTTGATCTCTGCTATTCTTCGAGTAAGCATTCGCTAGATTATAACCATGGCTTCAGCTTACAATTCAGGTCCATCTTGCACGTCGCTTTCCTGTACATCATGTCGATGACAACAGTCCGCTGCCTACCCTGCCGTACCAATGGCCTGATGGACAAGGCGACGGGGCCAAGTTCTTGCAAGGTCAGAGCAACTCGGAGCGCTGGGAGCGCCAGTTTGGAGCCATCTACCGGCTCTGGTCTGGCATGAACCCAGAGGTGTACGTCaatcctcctgcttctcacGACAGCTACTGACAATTCTAGCGTCCTCACCCGTCCCGAACACATCCAAGCCGTCTTCAAGGACTCGCACACCCACCTTAAggccaagaacaacaactcGGGATACCTACTCGGTGAACTCCTAGGCCAATGTGTCGGACTGGTCAGTCAGGATCAATGGCAGCGCGTACGCGCCATCATGGAGAAGCCCTTCCACCGCAACGCCTCGACGACGTACATCCCGCTCGTCAAGCGCCGCACGGAGCAATTCTTCCAGGAACTCTGGGACACTCGCGACCTGTCCCGGGGCTTGCTCGACCCGGCAGACGACCTCAAGTTGCTCCCCTTCCTGGTAGTCGCCGAAGTTGTCTACGGTCGCCTCGCCCCAGATGTCGAAGCCGAGCTGCGTCGCTTGGCCCCGCAACGCGAGAACCTGATGAAACATGTCATCAAGGGCGGACTGACTCGTTTCGCTTGGTCGCGATTCCTCCCCACGCAAGCCAATCGTGAGCTGGCCGCCTTCCAGCAACGCTGGCTAGCTTTCAACGAGCTGGCACACCGTCGTGCTGTCGAGCAGAAACTCAACGCCCCCATCAtcgacttcttcgccgcACGGGATGCCGGTCAAATCAGCACCCAGGAACTTCTCCACACGCTCGACGAGATGCTCTACGCCAACCTCGACGTGACCATTGGTGGTGTTAGCTGGAACGTGGTCTTCCTTGCTGCATACCGTGACATTGCCAAGCGCCTCCGCGAGGAAGTCGAGCAGCAACGCGCCATCTCCGTAGACGGCGAAGTCGACGCCTACCTCCTGGACAACAGCACTCTGCTGGCGGCCTGTGTGGAAGAATCCGCACGTCTCCGCCCCCTCGCCGCGTTCTCTGTCCCACAAGCCATCCCCACAGCCAGAACAGTCGGCGGATACCACTTCCCCGCTGGCACAAACTTCGTGGTGGATTCGTACGCGCTCAACATCCGGAACCCGTACTGGGGCGAGGAGCGCCACTTGTACCAGCCGGATCGGTTCCTGGCAAGGAGCTTAACCCAGGCAAGGTACCACTTCTGGCGATTTGGATTCGGGCCGAGGCAGTGCATGGGCAAGTTTGTGGCGAGTGTGGTGATCCGGGCGATCCTGGTCCATTTGGTAGAGGGATATGACCTGCGGATGGTTAAGCCGGAGGCCATGGAGGAGTGGGGGAGAAATAAGGAGATTTGGATCAATCATCCGGATATGAAGGTGGTGTGTGAGAAGAGGGCTTAGATAGATTGTATTGGCTATGTGGGCCGATGAAAAGATGATAGAGTTGTATGTATTTACATGATTTAGCGATTATGAACTCGTGTCTAGATGTTTGATGTTGCTTGTGTCGGTTCTTGGTAGCTTCAACGGGAACGGGAGGTA harbors:
- a CDS encoding cytochrome P450 (COG:Q;~EggNog:ENOG410PG8F;~InterPro:IPR001128,IPR017972,IPR002401,IPR036396;~PFAM:PF00067;~SMCOG1034:cytochrome P450;~TransMembrane:1 (i12-38o);~antiSMASH:Cluster_4.1;~go_function: GO:0005506 - iron ion binding [Evidence IEA];~go_function: GO:0016705 - oxidoreductase activity, acting on paired donors, with incorporation or reduction of molecular oxygen [Evidence IEA];~go_function: GO:0020037 - heme binding [Evidence IEA];~go_process: GO:0055114 - oxidation-reduction process [Evidence IEA]), translating into MMNSVCNKQSTAITAITMNTTILLAGQAVLIVAILVAVKFRAPITNTVNRLISAILRVHLARRFPVHHVDDNSPLPTLPYQWPDGQGDGAKFLQGQSNSERWERQFGAIYRLWSGMNPEVVLTRPEHIQAVFKDSHTHLKAKNNNSGYLLGELLGQCVGLVSQDQWQRVRAIMEKPFHRNASTTYIPLVKRRTEQFFQELWDTRDLSRGLLDPADDLKLLPFLVVAEVVYGRLAPDVEAELRRLAPQRENLMKHVIKGGLTRFAWSRFLPTQANRELAAFQQRWLAFNELAHRRAVEQKLNAPIIDFFAARDAGQISTQELLHTLDEMLYANLDVTIGGVSWNVVFLAAYRDIAKRLREEVEQQRAISVDGEVDAYLLDNSTLLAACVEESARLRPLAAFSVPQAIPTARTVGGYHFPAGTNFVVDSYALNIRNPYWGEERHLYQPDRFLARSLTQARYHFWRFGFGPRQCMGKFVASVVIRAILVHLVEGYDLRMVKPEAMEEWGRNKEIWINHPDMKVVCEKRA
- a CDS encoding MDR family MFS transporter (COG:G;~EggNog:ENOG410PMBP;~InterPro:IPR020846,IPR011701,IPR036259;~PFAM:PF07690,PF06609;~SMCOG1005:Drug resistance transporter, EmrB/QacA;~TransMembrane:14 (i152-177o189-208i220-239o245-266i278-302o308-328i348-370o376-396i417-442o454-475i484-503o509-530i542-561o623-641i);~antiSMASH:Cluster_4.1;~go_function: GO:0022857 - transmembrane transporter activity [Evidence IEA];~go_process: GO:0055085 - transmembrane transport [Evidence IEA]) yields the protein MAGSIALNTRDTIIEIRVRQPDALPPPTNTTTPCIEEVEEEPSEPHQVPGEWPAVPVPVARPREGLERNASRRSRTRRLSQRLSVSSDIFHDAIEAQGYGAAGAGSKRLSGIYRHSIIEDSVEALGLTEPTEQLKVEEQEEPPTKTKYGPRIWAIMVALCVTNLLVALEGTVISTALPTIVEDLGGGEAYVWASTGYFLTNTVFQPLYGQMADIFGRRWLIIFAVAMFVLGSGISGGAPSMNALIAGRVIQGIGGGGITLLVNLIVCDLVPLRERGRLMAIVFAAVSVGTSLGPIVGGLIVQQTTWRWVFYLNLPVGGISMALLFVFLQVSHRSEETSIKRRLKQIDYGGNLIFILAISFILVALAYGGTLWPWKSFSTIISLVFGFYGIVVFIFYEQSNFCRQPTLPMRLFTRRTSATAFTITFIQSMLTLLVIYFLPVYFQAVLLASPIRSGVMMLPTVLVLVPASVVSGALLSKFGRYKPFHFIGFALFTLGFGCFITLYENSPDVAWIMVQIVVALGSGSSLSTLLPAVQAEFSDQDTAAATAAWAFVRQFGVVWGVSVPSAIFNAQVEHDLSGISSDSVQRTLGGGAAYEHGTKDYVNSLTGDVRKQVIGLYADSLKIVWIFATVIAGVGFMLVFLEREITLRTKLDTKYGLKEEKNGDSSNA